One Syngnathus acus chromosome 13, fSynAcu1.2, whole genome shotgun sequence genomic window carries:
- the LOC119132388 gene encoding zinc finger protein 260-like isoform X4, protein MSARTTAKYVEEKDRSRRRLEALWLQPYVVLHSADISEAILAKQQEPERTRIKEEDVAKEVHHFNGQMEQRFLCSIKEEEEPERPCTKEEGEDSCDIKKEEETCKMPLTGVPVKRLDEGQHEVSKGAELPSCSSSQQMTREGDGDHCGGSQAAPPSDNDDVSSHLPDAAAEESQNKHRQCSHCGIFFAHSSSLKQHMRIHTREKPFSCSVCGQTFSQWGNLNKHTRIHTGEKPFSCSDCGQKFSRRDHLKRHTRIHTGEKPFSCSVCGQKFSHMGSLIRHTRIHTGEKPFSCSVCGQNFSQRGTLKSHTRIHTGEKPFSCSVCGQKFSQRGQLNEHTRIHTGEKPFSCSVCGQNFSQRGTLKSHTRIHTGEKPFSCSVCGQKFSQKQHLNTHRIIHTGEKPFSCSVCCQRFSLKSHLKRHTRIHTGEKPFSCSVCGQRLSRKSHLKSHTRIHTGEKPFSCSVCGQRFSLKSHLKSHTRIHTGEKPFSCSVCGQLFSDKGTLKSHTRIHTGERPFSCSVCGQKFSHRESLIRHTRIHTGEKPFSCSVCGQKFSDKGTLKKHTRIHTGEKPFSCSVCGQNFSERGSLNKHTRIHTGEKPFSCSVCGQTFSQSGNLNKHTRIHTGEKPFSCSVCGHKFSQGAHLNKHTRIHTGEKPSSCSVCGQTFSERGSLNKHTRIHTGEKPFSCSVCGQKFSDKGNLKRHTRIHTGEKPFSCSVCGQTFSHRETLKSHTRIHTGEKPFSCSVCGQKFSAKRTLKSHTRRIHPGENPVACSVSCQRVSVENSECLGEMSSDP, encoded by the exons atgtctgcaaggaCCACAGCAAAGTACGTGGAGGAAAAGGACCGTAGTCGTCGACGACTGGAAGCTCTTTGGCTGCAGCCTTATGTTGTGTTGCACAGTGCAG acatcAGTGAAGCTATTCTTGCTAAGCAGCAGGAGCCAGAGCGCACTCgcattaaagaggaagatgtGGCCAAAGAGGTCCACCACTTCAATGGACAAATGGAGCAGAGGTTTCTTTGCTCtataaaagaggaggaagagccggAGCGGCCTTGTACtaaagaggagggagaggacTCCTGCGACattaaaaaggaggaggaaaccTGCAAGATGCCATTGACTGGTGTTCCTGTGAAGCGTTTAGATGAGGGTCAACATGAGGTGAGCAAAGGGGCGGAGCTTCCAAGCTGCAGCTCTAGTcaacaaatgaccagagaagGGGATGGAGACCACTGTGGGGGATCACAAGCAGCTCCACCATCAGATAATGATGACGTGTCGTCACATCTtcctgatgctgctgctgaggagtctcaaaacaaacacaggcaatgttctcactgtggaattttttttgctcatagCAGTAGTTTGAAACAACACATGAGAATCCACACTagagagaaacctttttcatgctcagtttgtggccaaacattCTCTCAGTGGGGAAATCTAAAtaagcacacaagaatccacactggcgagaaacctttttcctgctcagattgtggccaaaaattctcacGGAGGgatcatttaaaaagacatacaagaatccacactggtgagaaacctttttcatgctcagtttgtggccagaaaTTCTCTCACATGGGAAGCTTAATcaggcacacaagaatccacactggtgagaaacctttttcatgctcagtttgtggccaaaactTCTCTCAGAGGGGAACcttaaaaagtcatacaagaatccacactggcgagaaacctttttcatgctcagtttgtggccagaaaTTCTCTCAGAGGGGACAGCTAAAtgagcacacaagaatccacactggcgagaaacctttttcatgctcagtttgtggccaaaactTCTCTCAGAGGGGAACcttaaaaagtcatacaagaatccacactggtgagaaacctttttcatgctcagtttgtggccaaaaattctctcagaAGCAACATTTAAATACGCACAGAAT aatccacactggtgagaaacctttttcatgctctgtTTGTTGCCAAAGATTTTCACTGAAGTCACACTTAAAAcgtcatacaagaatccacactggcgagaaacctttttcatgctcagtttgtggccaaagactTTCACGGAAGTCACacttaaaaagtcatacaagaatccacactggcgagaaacctttttcatgctcagtttgtggccaaagattttcACTGAAGTCACacttaaaaagtcatacaagaatccacactggtgagaaaccgttttcatgctcagtttgtggccaattATTCTCTGACAAGGGAACcttaaaaagtcatacaagaatccacactggtgagagaCCTTTTTcgtgctcagtttgtggccaaaaattctctcacaGGGAAAGCTTAATcaggcacacaagaatccacactggcgagaaacctttttcatgctcagtttgtggccaaaaattctctgacAAGGGaaccttaaaaaaacatacaagaatccacactggtgagaaacctttttcatgctcagtttgtggccaaaactTCTCTGAGAGGGGAAGTTTAAAtaagcacacaagaatccacactggcgagaaacctttttcatgctcagtttgtggccaaacattCTCTCAGAGCGGAAATCTAAAtaagcacacaagaatccacactggcgagaaacctttttcatgctcagtttgtggccacaAATTCTCTCAGGGGGCACATCTAAAtaagcacacaagaatccacactggcgagaaaccttcttcatgctcagtttgtggccaaacattCTCTGAGAGGGGAAGTTTAAAtaagcacacaagaatccacaccggtgagaaacctttttcatgctctgtTTGTGGCCAGAAATTCTCTGATAAGGGAAACTTAAAAcgtcatacaagaatccacactggcgagaaacctttttcatgctcagtttgtggccaaacattCTCTCATAGGGaaactttaaaaagtcatacaagaatccacactggtgagaaacctttttcatgctcagtttgtggccaaaaattctctgcCAAGAGAACcttaaaaagtcatacaagaaGAATCCACCCTGGCGAGAACCCTGTTGCCTGCTCAGTCAGTTGCCAAAGAGTCTCTGTTGAGAATTCTGAGTGTCTTGGGGAGATGAGCAGTGATCCGTGA
- the LOC119132388 gene encoding zinc finger protein 260-like isoform X3 → MSARTTAKYVEEKDRSRQRLEALWLQPYVVLHRADISEAILAKQQEPERTRIKEEDVAKEVHHFNGQMEQRFLCSIKEEEEPERPCTKEEGEDSCDIKKEEETCKMPLTGVPVKRLDEGQHEVSKGAELPSCSSSQQMTREGDGDHCGGSQAAPPSDNDDVSSHLPDAAAEESQNKHRQCSHCGIFFAHSSSLKQHMRIHTREKPFSCSVCGQTFSQWGNLNKHTRIHTGEKPFSCSDCGQKFSRRDHLKRHTRIHTGEKPFSCSVCGQKFSHMGSLIRHTRIHTGEKPFSCSVCGQNFSQRGTLKSHTRIHTGEKPFSCSVCGQKFSQRGQLNEHTRIHTGEKPFSCSVCGQNFSQRGTLKSHTRIHTGEKPFSCSVCGQKFSQKQHLNTHRIIHTGEKPFSCSVCCQRFSLKSHLKRHTRIHTGEKPFSCSVCGQRLSRKSHLKSHTRIHTGEKPFSCSVCGQRFSLKSHLKSHTRIHTGEKPFSCSVCGQLFSDKGTLKSHTRIHTGERPFSCSVCGQKFSHRESLIRHTRIHTGEKPFSCSVCGQKFSDKGTLKKHTRIHTGEKPFSCSVCGQNFSERGSLNKHTRIHTGEKPFSCSVCGQTFSQSGNLNKHTRIHTGEKPFSCSVCGHKFSQGAHLNKHTRIHTGEKPSSCSVCGQTFSERGSLNKHTRIHTGEKPFSCSVCGQKFSDKGNLKRHTRIHTGEKPFSCSVCGQTFSHRETLKSHTRIHTGEKPFSCSVCGQKFSAKRTLKSHTRRIHPGENPVACSVSCQRVSVENSECLGEMSSDP, encoded by the exons acatcAGTGAAGCTATTCTTGCTAAGCAGCAGGAGCCAGAGCGCACTCgcattaaagaggaagatgtGGCCAAAGAGGTCCACCACTTCAATGGACAAATGGAGCAGAGGTTTCTTTGCTCtataaaagaggaggaagagccggAGCGGCCTTGTACtaaagaggagggagaggacTCCTGCGACattaaaaaggaggaggaaaccTGCAAGATGCCATTGACTGGTGTTCCTGTGAAGCGTTTAGATGAGGGTCAACATGAGGTGAGCAAAGGGGCGGAGCTTCCAAGCTGCAGCTCTAGTcaacaaatgaccagagaagGGGATGGAGACCACTGTGGGGGATCACAAGCAGCTCCACCATCAGATAATGATGACGTGTCGTCACATCTtcctgatgctgctgctgaggagtctcaaaacaaacacaggcaatgttctcactgtggaattttttttgctcatagCAGTAGTTTGAAACAACACATGAGAATCCACACTagagagaaacctttttcatgctcagtttgtggccaaacattCTCTCAGTGGGGAAATCTAAAtaagcacacaagaatccacactggcgagaaacctttttcctgctcagattgtggccaaaaattctcacGGAGGgatcatttaaaaagacatacaagaatccacactggtgagaaacctttttcatgctcagtttgtggccagaaaTTCTCTCACATGGGAAGCTTAATcaggcacacaagaatccacactggtgagaaacctttttcatgctcagtttgtggccaaaactTCTCTCAGAGGGGAACcttaaaaagtcatacaagaatccacactggcgagaaacctttttcatgctcagtttgtggccagaaaTTCTCTCAGAGGGGACAGCTAAAtgagcacacaagaatccacactggcgagaaacctttttcatgctcagtttgtggccaaaactTCTCTCAGAGGGGAACcttaaaaagtcatacaagaatccacactggtgagaaacctttttcatgctcagtttgtggccaaaaattctctcagaAGCAACATTTAAATACGCACAGAAT aatccacactggtgagaaacctttttcatgctctgtTTGTTGCCAAAGATTTTCACTGAAGTCACACTTAAAAcgtcatacaagaatccacactggcgagaaacctttttcatgctcagtttgtggccaaagactTTCACGGAAGTCACacttaaaaagtcatacaagaatccacactggcgagaaacctttttcatgctcagtttgtggccaaagattttcACTGAAGTCACacttaaaaagtcatacaagaatccacactggtgagaaaccgttttcatgctcagtttgtggccaattATTCTCTGACAAGGGAACcttaaaaagtcatacaagaatccacactggtgagagaCCTTTTTcgtgctcagtttgtggccaaaaattctctcacaGGGAAAGCTTAATcaggcacacaagaatccacactggcgagaaacctttttcatgctcagtttgtggccaaaaattctctgacAAGGGaaccttaaaaaaacatacaagaatccacactggtgagaaacctttttcatgctcagtttgtggccaaaactTCTCTGAGAGGGGAAGTTTAAAtaagcacacaagaatccacactggcgagaaacctttttcatgctcagtttgtggccaaacattCTCTCAGAGCGGAAATCTAAAtaagcacacaagaatccacactggcgagaaacctttttcatgctcagtttgtggccacaAATTCTCTCAGGGGGCACATCTAAAtaagcacacaagaatccacactggcgagaaaccttcttcatgctcagtttgtggccaaacattCTCTGAGAGGGGAAGTTTAAAtaagcacacaagaatccacaccggtgagaaacctttttcatgctctgtTTGTGGCCAGAAATTCTCTGATAAGGGAAACTTAAAAcgtcatacaagaatccacactggcgagaaacctttttcatgctcagtttgtggccaaacattCTCTCATAGGGaaactttaaaaagtcatacaagaatccacactggtgagaaacctttttcatgctcagtttgtggccaaaaattctctgcCAAGAGAACcttaaaaagtcatacaagaaGAATCCACCCTGGCGAGAACCCTGTTGCCTGCTCAGTCAGTTGCCAAAGAGTCTCTGTTGAGAATTCTGAGTGTCTTGGGGAGATGAGCAGTGATCCGTGA
- the LOC119132388 gene encoding zinc finger protein 260-like isoform X5, whose protein sequence is MLYRADISEAILAKQQEPERTRIKEEDVAKEVHHFNGQMEQRFLCSIKEEEEPERPCTKEEGEDSCDIKKEEETCKMPLTGVPVKRLDEGQHEVSKGAELPSCSSSQQMTREGDGDHCGGSQAAPPSDNDDVSSHLPDAAAEESQNKHRQCSHCGIFFAHSSSLKQHMRIHTREKPFSCSVCGQTFSQWGNLNKHTRIHTGEKPFSCSDCGQKFSRRDHLKRHTRIHTGEKPFSCSVCGQKFSHMGSLIRHTRIHTGEKPFSCSVCGQNFSQRGTLKSHTRIHTGEKPFSCSVCGQKFSQRGQLNEHTRIHTGEKPFSCSVCGQNFSQRGTLKSHTRIHTGEKPFSCSVCGQKFSQKQHLNTHRIIHTGEKPFSCSVCCQRFSLKSHLKRHTRIHTGEKPFSCSVCGQRLSRKSHLKSHTRIHTGEKPFSCSVCGQRFSLKSHLKSHTRIHTGEKPFSCSVCGQLFSDKGTLKSHTRIHTGERPFSCSVCGQKFSHRESLIRHTRIHTGEKPFSCSVCGQKFSDKGTLKKHTRIHTGEKPFSCSVCGQNFSERGSLNKHTRIHTGEKPFSCSVCGQTFSQSGNLNKHTRIHTGEKPFSCSVCGHKFSQGAHLNKHTRIHTGEKPSSCSVCGQTFSERGSLNKHTRIHTGEKPFSCSVCGQKFSDKGNLKRHTRIHTGEKPFSCSVCGQTFSHRETLKSHTRIHTGEKPFSCSVCGQKFSAKRTLKSHTRRIHPGENPVACSVSCQRVSVENSECLGEMSSDP, encoded by the exons acatcAGTGAAGCTATTCTTGCTAAGCAGCAGGAGCCAGAGCGCACTCgcattaaagaggaagatgtGGCCAAAGAGGTCCACCACTTCAATGGACAAATGGAGCAGAGGTTTCTTTGCTCtataaaagaggaggaagagccggAGCGGCCTTGTACtaaagaggagggagaggacTCCTGCGACattaaaaaggaggaggaaaccTGCAAGATGCCATTGACTGGTGTTCCTGTGAAGCGTTTAGATGAGGGTCAACATGAGGTGAGCAAAGGGGCGGAGCTTCCAAGCTGCAGCTCTAGTcaacaaatgaccagagaagGGGATGGAGACCACTGTGGGGGATCACAAGCAGCTCCACCATCAGATAATGATGACGTGTCGTCACATCTtcctgatgctgctgctgaggagtctcaaaacaaacacaggcaatgttctcactgtggaattttttttgctcatagCAGTAGTTTGAAACAACACATGAGAATCCACACTagagagaaacctttttcatgctcagtttgtggccaaacattCTCTCAGTGGGGAAATCTAAAtaagcacacaagaatccacactggcgagaaacctttttcctgctcagattgtggccaaaaattctcacGGAGGgatcatttaaaaagacatacaagaatccacactggtgagaaacctttttcatgctcagtttgtggccagaaaTTCTCTCACATGGGAAGCTTAATcaggcacacaagaatccacactggtgagaaacctttttcatgctcagtttgtggccaaaactTCTCTCAGAGGGGAACcttaaaaagtcatacaagaatccacactggcgagaaacctttttcatgctcagtttgtggccagaaaTTCTCTCAGAGGGGACAGCTAAAtgagcacacaagaatccacactggcgagaaacctttttcatgctcagtttgtggccaaaactTCTCTCAGAGGGGAACcttaaaaagtcatacaagaatccacactggtgagaaacctttttcatgctcagtttgtggccaaaaattctctcagaAGCAACATTTAAATACGCACAGAAT aatccacactggtgagaaacctttttcatgctctgtTTGTTGCCAAAGATTTTCACTGAAGTCACACTTAAAAcgtcatacaagaatccacactggcgagaaacctttttcatgctcagtttgtggccaaagactTTCACGGAAGTCACacttaaaaagtcatacaagaatccacactggcgagaaacctttttcatgctcagtttgtggccaaagattttcACTGAAGTCACacttaaaaagtcatacaagaatccacactggtgagaaaccgttttcatgctcagtttgtggccaattATTCTCTGACAAGGGAACcttaaaaagtcatacaagaatccacactggtgagagaCCTTTTTcgtgctcagtttgtggccaaaaattctctcacaGGGAAAGCTTAATcaggcacacaagaatccacactggcgagaaacctttttcatgctcagtttgtggccaaaaattctctgacAAGGGaaccttaaaaaaacatacaagaatccacactggtgagaaacctttttcatgctcagtttgtggccaaaactTCTCTGAGAGGGGAAGTTTAAAtaagcacacaagaatccacactggcgagaaacctttttcatgctcagtttgtggccaaacattCTCTCAGAGCGGAAATCTAAAtaagcacacaagaatccacactggcgagaaacctttttcatgctcagtttgtggccacaAATTCTCTCAGGGGGCACATCTAAAtaagcacacaagaatccacactggcgagaaaccttcttcatgctcagtttgtggccaaacattCTCTGAGAGGGGAAGTTTAAAtaagcacacaagaatccacaccggtgagaaacctttttcatgctctgtTTGTGGCCAGAAATTCTCTGATAAGGGAAACTTAAAAcgtcatacaagaatccacactggcgagaaacctttttcatgctcagtttgtggccaaacattCTCTCATAGGGaaactttaaaaagtcatacaagaatccacactggtgagaaacctttttcatgctcagtttgtggccaaaaattctctgcCAAGAGAACcttaaaaagtcatacaagaaGAATCCACCCTGGCGAGAACCCTGTTGCCTGCTCAGTCAGTTGCCAAAGAGTCTCTGTTGAGAATTCTGAGTGTCTTGGGGAGATGAGCAGTGATCCGTGA
- the LOC119132388 gene encoding zinc finger protein 260-like isoform X6, with protein sequence MSARTTAKYVEEKDRSRQRLEALWLQPYVVLHRADISEAILAKQQEPERTRIKEEDVAKEVHHFNGQMEQRFLCSIKEEEEPERPCTKEEGEDSCDIKKEEETCKMPLTGVPVKRLDEGQHEVSKGAELPSCSSSQQMTREGDGDHCGGSQAAPPSDNDDVSSHLPDAAAEESQNKHRQCSHCGIFFAHSSSLKQHMRIHTREKPFSCSVCGQTFSQWGNLNKHTRIHTGEKPFSCSDCGQKFSRRDHLKRHTRIHTGEKPFSCSVCGQKFSHMGSLIRHTRIHTGEKPFSCSVCGQNFSQRGTLKSHTRIHTGEKPFSCSVCGQKFSQRGQLNEHTRIHTGEKPFSCSVCGQNFSQRGTLKSHTRIHTGEKPFSCSVCGQKFSQKQHLNTHRIVHTGEKPFSCSVCGQRFSLKSHLKSHTRIHTGEKPFSCSVCGQLFSDKGSLKRHTRIHTGEKPFSCSVCGQKFSDKGTLKKHTRIHTGEKPFSCSVCGQNFSERGSLNKHTRIHTGEKPFSCSVCGQTFSQSGNLNKHTRIHTGEKPFSCSVCGHKFSQGAHLNKHTRIHTGEKPSSCSVCGQTFSERGSLNKHTRIHTGEKPFSCSVCGQKFSDKGNLKRHTRIHTGEKPFSCSVCGQTFSHRETLKSHTRIHTGEKPFSCSVCGQKFSAKRTLKSHTRRIHPGENPVACSVSCQRVSVENSECLGEMSSDP encoded by the exons acatcAGTGAAGCTATTCTTGCTAAGCAGCAGGAGCCAGAGCGCACTCgcattaaagaggaagatgtGGCCAAAGAGGTCCACCACTTCAATGGACAAATGGAGCAGAGGTTTCTTTGCTCtataaaagaggaggaagagccggAGCGGCCTTGTACtaaagaggagggagaggacTCCTGCGACattaaaaaggaggaggaaaccTGCAAGATGCCATTGACTGGTGTTCCTGTGAAGCGTTTAGATGAGGGTCAACATGAGGTGAGCAAAGGGGCGGAGCTTCCAAGCTGCAGCTCTAGTcaacaaatgaccagagaagGGGATGGAGACCACTGTGGGGGATCACAAGCAGCTCCACCATCAGATAATGATGACGTGTCGTCACATCTtcctgatgctgctgctgaggagtctcaaaacaaacacaggcaatgttctcactgtggaattttttttgctcatagCAGTAGTTTGAAACAACACATGAGAATCCACACTagagagaaacctttttcatgctcagtttgtggccaaacattCTCTCAGTGGGGAAATCTAAAtaagcacacaagaatccacactggcgagaaacctttttcctgctcagattgtggccaaaaattctcacGGAGGgatcatttaaaaagacatacaagaatccacactggtgagaaacctttttcatgctcagtttgtggccagaaaTTCTCTCACATGGGAAGCTTAATcaggcacacaagaatccacactggtgagaaacctttttcatgctcagtttgtggccaaaactTCTCTCAGAGGGGAACcttaaaaagtcatacaagaatccacactggcgagaaacctttttcatgctcagtttgtggccagaaaTTCTCTCAGAGGGGACAGCTAAAtgagcacacaagaatccacactggcgagaaacctttttcatgctcagtttgtggccaaaactTCTCTCAGAGGGGAACcttaaaaagtcatacaagaatccacactggtgagaaacctttttcatgctcagtttgtggccaaaaattctctcagaAGCAACATTTAAATACGCACAGAATagtccacactggtgagaaacctttttcatgctcagtttgtggccaaagattttcACTGAAGTCACacttaaaaagtcatacaagaatccacaccggtgagaaacctttttcatgctcagtttgtggccaattATTCTCTGACAAGGGAAGCTTAAAAAg gcacacaagaatccacactggcgagaaacctttttcatgctcagtttgtggccaaaaattctctgacAAGGGaaccttaaaaaaacatacaagaatccacactggtgagaaacctttttcatgctcagtttgtggccaaaactTCTCTGAGAGGGGAAGTTTAAAtaagcacacaagaatccacactggcgagaaacctttttcatgctcagtttgtggccaaacattCTCTCAGAGCGGAAATCTAAAtaagcacacaagaatccacactggcgagaaacctttttcatgctcagtttgtggccacaAATTCTCTCAGGGGGCACATCTAAAtaagcacacaagaatccacactggcgagaaaccttcttcatgctcagtttgtggccaaacattCTCTGAGAGGGGAAGTTTAAAtaagcacacaagaatccacaccggtgagaaacctttttcatgctctgtTTGTGGCCAGAAATTCTCTGATAAGGGAAACTTAAAAcgtcatacaagaatccacactggcgagaaacctttttcatgctcagtttgtggccaaacattCTCTCATAGGGaaactttaaaaagtcatacaagaatccacactggtgagaaacctttttcatgctcagtttgtggccaaaaattctctgcCAAGAGAACcttaaaaagtcatacaagaaGAATCCACCCTGGCGAGAACCCTGTTGCCTGCTCAGTCAGTTGCCAAAGAGTCTCTGTTGAGAATTCTGAGTGTCTTGGGGAGATGAGCAGTGATCCGTGA
- the LOC119132388 gene encoding gastrula zinc finger protein XlCGF57.1-like isoform X10 gives MSARTTAKYVEEKDRSRQRLEALWLQPYVVLHRADISEAILAKQQEPERTRIKEEDVAKEVHHFNGQMEQRFLCSIKEEEEPERPCTKEEGEDSCDIKKEEETCKMPLTGVPVKRLDEGQHEVSKGAELPSCSSSQQMTREGDGDHCGGSQAAPPSDNDDVSSHLPDAAAEESQNKHRQCSHCGIFFAHSSSLKQHMRIHTREKPFSCSVCGQTFSQWGNLNKHTRIHTGEKPFSCSDCGQKFSRRDHLKRHTRIHTGEKPFSCSVCGQKFSHMGSLIRHTRIHTGEKPFSCSVCGQNFSQRGTLKSHTRIHTGEKPFSCSVCGQKFSQRGQLNEHTRIHTGEKPFSCSVCGQNFSQRGTLKSHTRIHTGEKPFSCSVCGQKFSQKQHLNTHRIVHTGEKPFSCSVCGQRFSLKSHLKSHTRIHTGEKPFSCSVCGQLFSDKGSLKRHTRIHTGEKPFSCSVCGQKFSHRGTFKSHTRIHTGEKPFSCSVCGQKFSQKQHLNTHRIVHTGKKPFSCSVCGQKFSAKGTLKSHTRRIHPGENPVACSVSCQRVSVENSECLGEMSSDP, from the coding sequence acatcAGTGAAGCTATTCTTGCTAAGCAGCAGGAGCCAGAGCGCACTCgcattaaagaggaagatgtGGCCAAAGAGGTCCACCACTTCAATGGACAAATGGAGCAGAGGTTTCTTTGCTCtataaaagaggaggaagagccggAGCGGCCTTGTACtaaagaggagggagaggacTCCTGCGACattaaaaaggaggaggaaaccTGCAAGATGCCATTGACTGGTGTTCCTGTGAAGCGTTTAGATGAGGGTCAACATGAGGTGAGCAAAGGGGCGGAGCTTCCAAGCTGCAGCTCTAGTcaacaaatgaccagagaagGGGATGGAGACCACTGTGGGGGATCACAAGCAGCTCCACCATCAGATAATGATGACGTGTCGTCACATCTtcctgatgctgctgctgaggagtctcaaaacaaacacaggcaatgttctcactgtggaattttttttgctcatagCAGTAGTTTGAAACAACACATGAGAATCCACACTagagagaaacctttttcatgctcagtttgtggccaaacattCTCTCAGTGGGGAAATCTAAAtaagcacacaagaatccacactggcgagaaacctttttcctgctcagattgtggccaaaaattctcacGGAGGgatcatttaaaaagacatacaagaatccacactggtgagaaacctttttcatgctcagtttgtggccagaaaTTCTCTCACATGGGAAGCTTAATcaggcacacaagaatccacactggtgagaaacctttttcatgctcagtttgtggccaaaactTCTCTCAGAGGGGAACcttaaaaagtcatacaagaatccacactggcgagaaacctttttcatgctcagtttgtggccagaaaTTCTCTCAGAGGGGACAGCTAAAtgagcacacaagaatccacactggcgagaaacctttttcatgctcagtttgtggccaaaactTCTCTCAGAGGGGAACcttaaaaagtcatacaagaatccacactggtgagaaacctttttcatgctcagtttgtggccaaaaattctctcagaAGCAACATTTAAATACGCACAGAATagtccacactggtgagaaacctttttcatgctcagtttgtggccaaagattttcACTGAAGTCACacttaaaaagtcatacaagaatccacaccggtgagaaacctttttcatgctcagtttgtggccaattATTCTCTGACAAGGGAAGCTTAAAAAggcatacaagaatccacactggtgagaaacctttttcatgctctgtTTGTGGCCAGAAATTCTCTCATAGGGGAACTTTTAaaagtcatacaagaatccacactggcgagaaacctttctcatgctcagtttgtggccaaaaattctctcagaAGCAACATTTAAATACGCACAGAATAGTCCACACTGGtaagaaacctttttcatgctcagtttgtggccaaaaattctctgcCAAGGGAACcttaaaaagtcatacaagaaGAATCCACCCTGGCGAGAACCCTGTTGCCTGCTCAGTCAGTTGCCAAAGAGTCTCTGTTGAGAATTCTGAGTGTCTTGGGGAGATGAGCAGTGATCCGTGA